A genomic segment from Euleptes europaea isolate rEulEur1 chromosome 17, rEulEur1.hap1, whole genome shotgun sequence encodes:
- the CFAP20 gene encoding cilia- and flagella-associated protein 20 has translation MFKNTFQSGFLSILYSIGSKPLQIWDKKVRNGHIKRITDNDIQSLVLEIEGTNVSTTYITCPADPKKTLGIKLPFLVMIIKNLKKYFTFEVQVLDDKNVRRRFRASNYQSTTRVKPFICTMPMRLDDGWNQIQFNLSDFTRRAYGTNYIETLRVQIHANCRIRRIYFSDRLYSEDELPAEFKLYIPVQNKAKQ, from the exons ATGTTCAAGAACACGTTCCAGAGCGGCTTCTTGTCCATACTCTACAGCATCGGGAGCAAGCCGCTGCAGATCTGGGACAAGAAG GTGCGCAATGGCCACATCAAGAGAATCACGGATAATGATATCCAGTCACTGGTGCTGGAGATTGAAGGAACCAATGTCAG TACCACGTATATCACGTGTCCCGCTGACCCAAAGAAGACGCTGGGAATCAAGTTGCCCTTTCTGGTTATGATAATCAAGAACCTGAAAAAATACTTCACGTTTGAAGTACAG GTTCTGGATGATAAAAATGTGCGCCGGCGATTCCGTGCCAGCAACTACCAGAGCACGACCCGTGTCAAGCCCTTTATCTGCACCATGCCCATGCGGCTGGACGATGGCTGGAACCAGATTCAGTTCAACCTGTCTGACTTCACACGCCGCGCATACGGCACCAACTATATTGAGACCCTGAGAGTCCAG ATCCATGCAAACTGTCGCATCCGCAGAATTTACTTCTCAGACAGGCTGTACTCGGAGGATGAGCTTCCGGCTGAGTTCAAGTTGTACATCCCTGTCCAAAACAAGGCCAAG CAATGA